One genomic region from Solwaraspora sp. WMMD792 encodes:
- a CDS encoding MmcQ/YjbR family DNA-binding protein, whose amino-acid sequence MPHPIMFDDADPLLAEVRRLALAFPDAAEKISHGHPAFYTTKVFAYYGGSVKVEGVYQQHDHSVLVLVDPDERAALLAEPRCYAPAYLASSGWVGVDLADDTDWAEIGELLDASYRRTAGPRRVARLDAR is encoded by the coding sequence ATGCCGCACCCGATCATGTTCGACGACGCCGACCCGCTGCTCGCCGAGGTACGCCGGCTCGCGCTGGCCTTCCCCGACGCCGCCGAGAAGATCTCGCATGGGCATCCGGCGTTCTACACCACCAAGGTGTTCGCCTACTACGGCGGCTCGGTGAAGGTCGAGGGCGTCTACCAGCAGCATGATCACTCCGTACTGGTGCTGGTGGACCCGGACGAGCGGGCGGCGCTGCTGGCCGAACCGCGCTGCTACGCCCCGGCGTACCTGGCCAGCTCCGGCTGGGTCGGGGTGGATCTGGCCGATGACACCGACTGGGCGGAGATCGGCGAACTGCTCGACGCCAGCTACCGGCGGACCGCCGGGCCTCGCCGGGTCGCCCGGCTCGACGCCCGATAG
- a CDS encoding DUF397 domain-containing protein: protein MELSTTPRWRKSTRSNPAGGDCVEVADNLPGRVHVRDTKDPDGGTLTFAPAAWSAFVTLAKTTSVR, encoded by the coding sequence ATGGAGCTGAGCACCACCCCTCGCTGGCGCAAGTCGACCCGCAGCAACCCCGCTGGCGGTGACTGTGTCGAGGTCGCCGACAACCTCCCCGGCCGGGTCCACGTCCGCGACACCAAGGACCCCGACGGCGGCACCCTGACCTTCGCCCCCGCCGCCTGGTCCGCCTTCGTCACCCTGGCCAAGACCACATCCGTACGCTGA
- a CDS encoding cellulose binding domain-containing protein, whose amino-acid sequence MPRRALLCSLFAALAMALGLAVTTAPAASAADPVRIMPLGDSITAGPGCWRALVWDQLRSAGHTDIDFVGSASDGGSCNYGFSYDPDHEGHGGFSAVGIADNNQLPPWLNAAAPDIVVMHLGTNDLWGGWQSMDTIMAAFTKLVGQMRANNPDMKLLVAQIIPHHGCTTCPADTVTLNNRIAAWAAALTTARSPIAVVDQWTGFDAATDTGDGVHPNDAGFRKMADRFAPAIARLLGTATPTPTVAPTTPPVTPTPTATTTPTVAPTTPPAGGDCTATYRVISQWNGGFQGEVSVRNAGSAATSAWTTTLTLGGGQQVNQAWNASVTQTGSMVTARNVSWNGNLPAGGSASFGFLASGDGDTAVSAACTLG is encoded by the coding sequence ATGCCACGAAGAGCTCTCCTGTGCTCGCTGTTCGCCGCCCTCGCCATGGCCCTGGGCCTGGCGGTGACGACGGCGCCTGCGGCGTCGGCCGCCGACCCGGTCCGGATCATGCCGCTCGGCGACTCGATCACCGCCGGCCCCGGCTGCTGGCGGGCCCTCGTCTGGGACCAGTTGCGCAGCGCCGGGCACACCGACATCGACTTCGTCGGCAGCGCCTCCGACGGCGGCAGCTGCAACTACGGCTTCTCCTACGACCCCGACCACGAGGGCCACGGCGGCTTCTCGGCGGTCGGCATCGCCGACAACAACCAACTGCCGCCGTGGCTGAACGCGGCGGCACCGGACATCGTCGTGATGCACCTGGGGACGAACGACCTGTGGGGCGGCTGGCAGTCGATGGACACCATCATGGCCGCGTTCACCAAACTGGTCGGGCAGATGCGGGCGAACAACCCGGACATGAAGCTCCTGGTCGCGCAGATCATCCCGCACCACGGCTGCACGACCTGCCCGGCCGACACGGTGACGCTCAACAACCGGATCGCCGCCTGGGCCGCCGCCCTGACCACCGCCCGGTCGCCGATCGCCGTGGTGGACCAGTGGACCGGATTCGACGCCGCGACGGACACCGGCGACGGCGTACACCCCAACGACGCGGGCTTCCGCAAGATGGCCGACCGGTTCGCGCCGGCGATCGCGCGGCTCCTCGGCACCGCCACCCCGACGCCGACGGTCGCGCCGACCACTCCACCGGTCACCCCGACGCCGACGGCCACGACGACCCCGACGGTCGCGCCGACCACCCCACCGGCCGGCGGGGACTGCACCGCCACCTACCGGGTGATCAGCCAGTGGAACGGCGGCTTCCAGGGTGAGGTGAGTGTCCGCAACGCCGGGTCGGCGGCGACGTCGGCGTGGACCACGACGCTCACCCTCGGCGGCGGCCAACAGGTCAACCAGGCATGGAACGCCAGCGTGACCCAGACCGGCTCGATGGTCACCGCCCGCAACGTGAGCTGGAACGGCAACCTGCCGGCCGGCGGCTCGGCCAGCTTCGGGTTCCTCGCCTCCGGCGACGGTGACACCGCAGTGTCGGCGGCCTGCACGCTCGGCTGA
- a CDS encoding RNA 2'-phosphotransferase — MNDKVLVKLSKRMSLALRHAPDRFDLELDPAGWVPVTDLLGALRITRLELDTVVKRDSKQRFALRRDPDGTEQIRANQGHSVPIDLGLVALPPPERLYHGTSATALDSIRATGLHRARRHHVHLSPDTDTARRVGARRAGGVVVLTVDAAAMARDGHLFYRSANGVWLTDAVPPRYLDI, encoded by the coding sequence GTGAACGACAAGGTATTGGTCAAATTGAGCAAACGGATGTCGCTGGCGCTGCGTCACGCGCCCGACCGGTTCGATCTCGAACTGGACCCGGCCGGGTGGGTCCCGGTGACGGACCTGCTCGGCGCGCTACGGATCACCCGACTGGAGTTGGACACCGTCGTCAAGCGGGACAGCAAGCAACGGTTCGCGCTGCGCCGCGACCCCGACGGCACCGAGCAGATTCGGGCGAACCAGGGGCATTCGGTCCCGATCGACCTGGGGCTGGTCGCGCTGCCTCCGCCGGAGCGGCTCTACCACGGCACCAGCGCGACCGCGCTCGACTCGATCCGGGCCACCGGGCTGCACCGGGCCCGGCGTCACCACGTACACCTGTCGCCGGACACCGACACGGCCCGCCGGGTCGGTGCCCGGCGGGCCGGTGGCGTCGTGGTCCTCACCGTCGACGCGGCGGCGATGGCCCGAGACGGTCACCTGTTCTACCGCAGCGCCAACGGGGTGTGGCTCACCGACGCGGTGCCGCCCCGCTACCTGGATATCTGA
- a CDS encoding MerR family transcriptional regulator, whose translation MWRIGEVARMVGVSERTLRHYDKIGLLPPAATDQLTGYRWYGVAELSRLERIRGLQRLGLPLRRIVDLLDAPDPQLRQALVETVAALRDDIAARTATVAAAEDHLAGTTSVLPQVTRVGARRLRVRHVRVADPTELAALCRQQPPTVLLTWLRGRPGTGFRTAVTTDEPGERLDLPARTVVRAVVPPTTGVVRAGLDLFAWLPRHHFTVAGPTTEDHLVDGDGAAVTVLEIPVVAALAGERSRSVSRV comes from the coding sequence GTGTGGCGGATCGGTGAGGTGGCGCGCATGGTCGGGGTGTCCGAGCGGACCCTGCGGCACTACGACAAGATCGGGCTGCTGCCGCCGGCAGCGACCGACCAGCTCACCGGCTACCGTTGGTACGGCGTGGCCGAACTGTCCCGGCTGGAACGCATCCGTGGCCTGCAACGGCTCGGGCTGCCGCTGCGCCGGATCGTCGACCTGCTGGACGCCCCCGACCCCCAACTGCGGCAGGCCCTCGTCGAGACCGTGGCGGCGCTGCGCGACGACATCGCCGCCCGTACGGCGACGGTCGCCGCCGCCGAGGACCACCTCGCCGGTACAACGTCGGTGCTGCCGCAGGTCACCCGGGTCGGTGCCCGCCGGCTGCGGGTGCGGCACGTACGGGTGGCCGATCCCACCGAGTTGGCGGCGCTGTGTCGACAGCAGCCGCCGACGGTGCTGCTGACCTGGCTCCGTGGCCGACCAGGGACGGGTTTCCGGACGGCGGTGACGACCGACGAGCCCGGCGAGCGGCTCGACCTGCCCGCCCGTACCGTCGTCCGGGCCGTCGTGCCGCCGACGACCGGCGTGGTCCGCGCCGGACTCGACCTGTTCGCCTGGCTGCCCCGCCACCATTTCACGGTCGCCGGTCCCACGACGGAGGATCACCTGGTCGACGGTGACGGTGCGGCTGTCACCGTCCTGGAGATCCCGGTCGTGGCTGCCCTGGCCGGCGAACGGAGCCGAAGTGTCAGCCGGGTGTGA
- a CDS encoding phosphotransferase, giving the protein MDPALGTLTGQQRSLLDRWLPGVSVERDHSWGLVATTVLEVTHAGSRFIVKAGGDRDHHLARELHAHRHWLRPWTRIGRAPALAYGSAEAKLLVTRFLPGELALVSGHADDPDVHRQAGELLAMLHAQIAVTDDDHERRENDKSLSWLAGPHRIDDDTVRRLRAEIASWPTPSATLVPTHGDWHPRNWLVDGGVVSVIDFGRAALRPAYTDLARLAVNDFRRTPGLEAAFLDGYGPDPRTADAWHRTQVREAIGTAAWAYRVGDERFEAQGHRMIADATGDRPDRRA; this is encoded by the coding sequence GTGGACCCGGCGCTCGGCACACTCACCGGGCAGCAGCGGTCGTTGTTGGACCGCTGGCTGCCCGGCGTGAGCGTCGAGCGGGACCACAGCTGGGGTTTGGTGGCGACCACCGTCCTGGAGGTGACGCATGCCGGGTCGCGGTTCATCGTCAAGGCCGGCGGCGACCGTGACCATCACCTCGCCCGCGAACTGCACGCCCACCGGCACTGGCTGCGCCCATGGACCAGGATCGGCCGCGCTCCGGCGTTGGCGTACGGCAGTGCCGAGGCGAAGCTGCTGGTCACCCGGTTCCTGCCGGGTGAGCTGGCGCTCGTCAGCGGGCACGCCGACGACCCGGACGTCCACCGGCAGGCCGGCGAACTGCTGGCGATGCTGCACGCCCAGATTGCCGTCACCGACGATGACCACGAGCGGCGGGAGAACGACAAGTCGCTGTCCTGGCTTGCCGGCCCGCACCGGATCGACGACGACACGGTACGGCGGTTGCGCGCCGAGATCGCCAGCTGGCCGACGCCGTCGGCGACCCTGGTGCCCACCCACGGCGACTGGCATCCGCGCAACTGGCTCGTCGACGGTGGCGTGGTCAGTGTGATCGACTTCGGCCGCGCGGCGCTGCGTCCCGCGTACACCGACCTTGCCCGGCTGGCCGTCAACGACTTCCGCCGTACGCCGGGCCTCGAAGCTGCGTTCCTCGACGGCTACGGCCCCGATCCGCGTACGGCCGACGCATGGCACCGCACCCAGGTCCGGGAGGCGATCGGCACCGCCGCGTGGGCCTACCGGGTGGGCGACGAGCGGTTCGAAGCCCAGGGCCACCGCATGATCGCCGACGCGACGGGCGACCGACCCGACCGTCGGGCATGA
- a CDS encoding helix-turn-helix transcriptional regulator has translation MHRIIRTLRTERGLSQQQLGALIQLSASSIGSYENGRLVPVQQNAKILDDVLGSGDRVQRASAEARGMSFAGFLRPWAEMEERATLLRSFQLAVVPGLLQTREYAERLLRVGPVDDVPTRLANRLTRQQVLTRADDPAEFIAVIDRGVLHRQVGTPEQMAEQLRSLAEAAARPNIWVHVVPGSADAYHGLNGSFAMATVDDHVFGYVDSHFGGDVISNPADVQTLERSWEGVRSYALPVEESHDMILKAVQTWS, from the coding sequence GTGCACCGCATCATTCGCACACTGCGCACCGAGCGCGGGCTTTCCCAGCAGCAGCTCGGCGCGTTGATCCAGCTCAGCGCGTCGTCGATCGGCAGTTACGAGAACGGCCGCCTGGTCCCGGTGCAGCAGAACGCGAAGATCCTCGACGATGTGCTGGGCAGCGGCGACCGCGTGCAGCGCGCCTCCGCCGAGGCGCGCGGAATGTCCTTCGCCGGTTTCCTGCGCCCGTGGGCCGAAATGGAGGAGCGGGCCACCCTGCTGCGGTCGTTTCAGCTCGCGGTCGTCCCGGGTCTGTTGCAGACCCGGGAGTACGCCGAACGGCTGTTGCGCGTCGGCCCGGTCGACGACGTGCCGACCCGGCTGGCGAACCGGCTCACCCGCCAGCAGGTGCTCACCCGCGCCGACGACCCGGCCGAGTTCATCGCCGTCATCGACCGCGGCGTGCTGCACCGCCAGGTCGGCACGCCGGAGCAGATGGCCGAGCAGCTGCGCAGTCTCGCCGAGGCGGCGGCACGCCCCAACATCTGGGTGCACGTGGTGCCGGGCAGCGCCGACGCCTACCACGGGCTCAACGGCTCGTTCGCGATGGCGACCGTGGACGATCACGTGTTCGGCTACGTCGATTCCCATTTCGGCGGTGACGTGATCAGCAACCCGGCCGACGTGCAGACATTGGAGCGGTCCTGGGAAGGTGTCCGCAGCTATGCTCTGCCTGTCGAGGAGTCCCACGACATGATCCTGAAAGCGGTGCAGACATGGAGCTGA
- a CDS encoding S8 family serine peptidase, producing the protein MRPIARALSLVLLAGVALAAPNPAAAAPRPGPDPGGDPARGVADKIQPELERSLQSDGSTDLWIRFAERADLAQARQIDDWTARGEAVAEALRTTAATSQTSVRHLLDTEGVTYQAFWASNAIYVRDGSSMLAQELAARPDVEGLYQPVEYQLIEPTPDEPARDDADGAGERGTQAEDVEWGIANINADDVWEQFGTKGAGITVANLDTGVQFDHPALVAQYRGNLGDGTFDHNYNWFDADSRCSAAPCDRGSHGTHTMGTMVGDGGTGNRIGVAPEANWIAANGCCPSDAALVASGQWLLEPTDLNGQNPDAGKRPHVINNSWGSRQPSVDPFMEDVMLAWDAAGILGIWSNGNSGELGCQSGGSPGTRTINYSVGAYDVNNEIAYFSGRGPGQDGEFKPNISAPGVAVRSSGPGDSYYSENGTSMAAPHVAGTVALLWSAAPSLIGDTDATKRLLDQTAIDTADPQCGGTGADNNVYGEGRLDALALLEAAPVGDTGTLSGVVTDAATGAPVEGATVTIGGETVRERVTAADGSYSARLTVGTYPVTVTAFGYAEQSTEVTITLGGTTIEDVALTALPTMTLSGLVRDGSGHGWPLYAKVSVAGTEVSTFTNPFNGRYRLVLPAHATYTLVVEPQYDGYGTVEQPVQVQGGNRTMDVAAPVQRCASAPGYAFSAGIGILGDEAGKIGTFLDDQGVPTTEVGWDTDVSGYDAIIVNRPSNPGEETFLRFLADTDAAGVGVLFLDTWSNVGGNGIYMLNQYTGNPGTRSSGIVYDTEGDLSYQVMQEHPVVKGFPLGGRIAFDETDNYSKYYGFFDAYGGEGRMVVANAVTSEVGRVGVGIGVQQRTNNRHVLLSMHAASYNTGPQTWHDDSARVFSNAVDWIAETEFECVKVEGGLAVGFVRDANTGAGLADAEVTPVDGSVGTRTVATPQDPDLDDGFYALFSPAGRHRITASVNQYAELTRWAEVTEDWTTRHNYKLAAGQLTVTGTPVEATVPLGATTTAEVTVTNSGGAPAEVELSERAGEFEIQRADGSRAASRQIAAAPGAQVRRIPLDAPIEQLAGAASATAFGPGAAPAATPAAEPWLSLPGLPRTVMDNSAVTVDGKLYSFGGSSGSSSLAEVYVYDPATQAWSRLDDMPYGARGQAAEGVIGDKVYLVSGWSTLNTDTLIFDPATGGWSTGADVPAASAAAGSAVLDGQLYVVGGCTTTSCAPYSDQVFRYDPRADAWDTVASYPVPIAWQSCGAVDGRIVCAGGLSNSQPVTASYSYDPASDSWTQVADLPVNLWGSAYQAADNQLLISGGGTGTQAITNEGYAYDPATDAWSSLPTANSPGFRPGSACGLYRVGGSAISGFQPTNTVELLPGFDQCGSMTDTEWLTVDPGSATIAPGESLTVTLTLTAEVAQPGTYTTGVTVFEDTPYAVDTVPVTMTVTPPDTWGKITGTVSAVGCDGDLTPITGATVQLSTWTMELPLTTDADGGYAHWLDHRHNPVTMIVAKDGYMPQTRQTQVTAGDVQVEDWALRQVCGRSAGALETS; encoded by the coding sequence ATGAGACCCATCGCACGAGCGTTGTCGCTGGTGCTGCTGGCCGGTGTGGCGTTGGCCGCACCGAATCCGGCGGCGGCGGCACCCCGGCCCGGCCCCGATCCGGGCGGTGACCCGGCGCGCGGCGTCGCCGACAAGATCCAGCCCGAGCTGGAGCGGTCGCTGCAGTCCGACGGCAGCACCGACCTGTGGATCCGGTTCGCCGAGCGGGCCGACCTGGCGCAGGCGCGGCAGATCGACGACTGGACGGCGCGCGGCGAGGCGGTCGCCGAGGCGCTGCGGACAACCGCTGCCACCAGCCAGACCAGCGTCCGACACCTGCTCGACACCGAGGGCGTGACCTACCAGGCGTTCTGGGCCAGCAACGCGATCTACGTACGGGACGGCTCGTCGATGCTGGCCCAGGAGCTGGCGGCCCGGCCCGACGTCGAAGGCCTCTACCAGCCGGTCGAGTACCAGCTGATCGAGCCGACGCCGGACGAGCCGGCCCGCGACGACGCCGACGGCGCGGGTGAGCGTGGGACCCAGGCCGAGGACGTCGAGTGGGGCATCGCCAACATCAACGCCGACGACGTGTGGGAGCAGTTCGGCACCAAGGGCGCCGGCATCACCGTCGCCAACCTCGACACCGGTGTCCAGTTCGACCACCCGGCGCTGGTCGCCCAGTACCGGGGCAACCTGGGCGACGGCACGTTCGACCACAACTACAACTGGTTCGACGCGGACAGCAGGTGCAGCGCGGCACCGTGTGACCGGGGCTCGCACGGCACCCACACGATGGGCACGATGGTCGGCGACGGCGGCACCGGCAACCGGATCGGCGTCGCGCCCGAGGCGAACTGGATCGCGGCGAACGGCTGCTGCCCGAGCGACGCGGCGCTGGTCGCCTCCGGCCAGTGGCTGCTGGAGCCGACCGACCTGAACGGGCAGAACCCAGACGCCGGCAAACGGCCACACGTGATCAACAACTCGTGGGGCAGCCGCCAGCCGTCGGTGGATCCGTTCATGGAGGACGTGATGCTGGCCTGGGACGCCGCCGGCATCCTCGGCATCTGGTCCAACGGCAACAGCGGTGAGCTGGGCTGCCAGTCCGGCGGCTCGCCGGGCACCCGGACGATCAACTACTCGGTCGGCGCGTACGACGTCAACAACGAGATCGCCTACTTCTCCGGCCGTGGGCCGGGCCAGGACGGCGAGTTCAAGCCGAACATCTCCGCGCCCGGGGTCGCGGTGCGCTCGTCCGGACCGGGCGACAGCTACTACAGCGAGAACGGGACGTCGATGGCCGCCCCGCACGTCGCTGGCACGGTGGCGCTGCTGTGGTCGGCCGCGCCGTCGCTGATCGGCGACACCGACGCGACGAAGCGGCTGCTGGACCAGACCGCGATCGACACCGCCGACCCGCAGTGCGGCGGCACCGGCGCGGACAACAACGTGTACGGCGAGGGCCGCCTCGACGCGCTGGCGCTGCTGGAGGCGGCACCGGTCGGCGACACCGGCACCCTGTCCGGGGTGGTCACCGACGCGGCGACCGGCGCGCCGGTCGAGGGCGCGACGGTGACCATCGGCGGCGAGACGGTCCGGGAGCGGGTCACCGCGGCGGACGGCTCCTACTCGGCCCGGTTGACCGTCGGGACCTACCCGGTGACCGTCACCGCGTTCGGCTACGCCGAACAGAGCACCGAGGTGACCATCACCCTGGGCGGGACGACGATCGAGGACGTCGCGCTGACCGCGCTGCCGACGATGACGCTCAGCGGCCTGGTCCGGGACGGCTCCGGGCACGGTTGGCCGCTGTACGCCAAGGTCAGCGTGGCCGGCACCGAGGTCAGCACGTTCACCAACCCGTTCAACGGCCGGTACCGGCTGGTCCTGCCGGCCCACGCCACCTACACCCTGGTGGTGGAGCCGCAGTACGACGGCTACGGCACCGTCGAGCAGCCGGTGCAGGTACAGGGCGGCAACCGGACCATGGACGTGGCCGCGCCGGTGCAGCGGTGCGCCTCCGCGCCCGGCTACGCCTTCTCCGCCGGGATCGGGATCCTCGGCGACGAAGCCGGAAAGATCGGCACCTTCCTCGACGACCAGGGCGTCCCGACCACCGAGGTCGGCTGGGACACCGACGTGTCCGGCTACGACGCGATCATCGTCAACCGGCCGAGCAACCCCGGCGAGGAGACGTTCCTGCGGTTCCTGGCCGACACCGACGCGGCCGGCGTGGGTGTGCTGTTCCTGGACACCTGGTCCAACGTGGGTGGTAACGGCATCTACATGCTCAACCAGTACACCGGTAACCCGGGAACCCGCAGCAGCGGCATCGTCTACGACACCGAGGGCGACCTGTCGTACCAGGTGATGCAGGAACACCCGGTGGTGAAAGGGTTCCCGCTCGGCGGACGGATCGCCTTCGACGAGACGGACAACTACTCCAAGTACTACGGCTTCTTCGACGCTTACGGCGGCGAGGGGCGGATGGTGGTCGCCAACGCCGTCACCTCGGAAGTCGGCAGGGTAGGCGTCGGCATCGGGGTGCAGCAGCGGACGAACAACCGGCACGTGCTGCTGTCGATGCACGCGGCCAGCTACAACACCGGGCCGCAGACCTGGCACGACGACAGCGCCCGGGTCTTCAGCAACGCGGTGGACTGGATCGCCGAGACCGAGTTCGAGTGTGTCAAGGTCGAAGGTGGGCTGGCCGTCGGCTTCGTCCGGGACGCCAACACCGGCGCCGGGCTGGCCGACGCCGAGGTGACGCCGGTGGACGGCTCCGTCGGCACCCGTACCGTCGCGACGCCGCAGGACCCGGACCTCGACGACGGCTTCTACGCCCTGTTCTCCCCCGCCGGCCGGCACCGGATCACCGCTTCGGTGAACCAGTACGCGGAGCTGACCCGGTGGGCCGAGGTCACCGAGGACTGGACCACCCGGCACAACTACAAGCTGGCCGCCGGGCAGCTGACCGTCACCGGTACGCCGGTCGAGGCGACCGTGCCGCTCGGCGCAACCACGACCGCCGAGGTCACGGTCACCAACAGCGGCGGCGCGCCGGCCGAGGTGGAGCTGAGCGAACGGGCCGGTGAGTTCGAGATCCAGCGGGCCGACGGTTCGCGGGCGGCGTCGCGCCAGATCGCGGCGGCTCCGGGAGCACAGGTCCGCCGGATTCCGCTCGACGCGCCGATCGAGCAGCTCGCCGGGGCCGCGTCGGCGACAGCGTTCGGGCCGGGTGCCGCACCGGCGGCGACCCCTGCGGCTGAGCCGTGGCTCAGCCTGCCGGGGCTGCCCCGGACGGTGATGGACAACAGCGCGGTCACCGTCGACGGCAAGCTCTACTCGTTCGGCGGGTCCAGCGGATCGTCGTCGCTGGCCGAGGTGTACGTCTACGATCCGGCCACCCAGGCCTGGTCCCGGCTCGACGACATGCCGTACGGTGCCCGCGGTCAGGCCGCCGAAGGCGTCATCGGCGACAAGGTCTACCTGGTCAGCGGGTGGAGCACGTTGAACACCGACACGCTGATCTTCGACCCGGCCACCGGCGGGTGGAGCACGGGCGCCGACGTGCCGGCCGCGTCAGCCGCCGCCGGATCGGCGGTGCTCGACGGCCAGCTGTACGTGGTCGGCGGCTGCACCACGACCAGCTGCGCCCCGTACAGCGACCAGGTGTTCCGCTACGACCCCCGGGCCGACGCCTGGGACACCGTCGCCAGCTACCCGGTGCCGATCGCCTGGCAGTCCTGCGGCGCGGTCGACGGTCGGATCGTCTGCGCCGGTGGACTGTCCAACAGCCAGCCGGTGACCGCCAGCTACTCCTACGACCCGGCCAGCGACTCCTGGACGCAGGTGGCGGACCTGCCGGTAAACCTGTGGGGCTCGGCCTACCAGGCCGCCGACAACCAGCTGCTGATCTCCGGTGGCGGCACCGGCACCCAGGCGATCACCAACGAGGGGTACGCCTACGACCCGGCGACCGACGCGTGGTCGAGCCTGCCGACGGCGAACAGCCCCGGCTTCCGGCCGGGCAGCGCCTGCGGGCTCTACCGGGTCGGCGGATCGGCGATCTCCGGATTCCAGCCGACCAACACAGTGGAACTGCTGCCCGGCTTCGACCAGTGCGGGTCGATGACGGACACCGAGTGGTTGACGGTGGACCCGGGCAGTGCCACGATCGCCCCCGGCGAGAGCCTCACGGTGACGCTGACCCTGACCGCCGAGGTGGCCCAGCCGGGCACCTACACCACCGGTGTCACCGTCTTCGAGGACACGCCGTACGCGGTGGACACGGTGCCGGTGACGATGACCGTCACCCCGCCGGACACCTGGGGCAAGATCACCGGTACGGTCTCCGCCGTGGGCTGCGACGGCGACCTGACCCCGATCACCGGGGCGACGGTGCAACTGAGCACGTGGACGATGGAACTGCCGTTGACCACCGACGCCGACGGCGGCTACGCCCACTGGCTCGACCACCGGCACAACCCGGTCACGATGATCGTGGCCAAGGACGGCTACATGCCGCAGACCCGCCAGACCCAGGTCACCGCCGGTGACGTACAGGTCGAGGACTGGGCACTGCGCCAGGTGTGCGGCCGATCGGCGGGAGCGCTGGAGACCAGCTGA
- a CDS encoding aldo/keto reductase, with translation MEQRPLGSVGPVSVLTLGGGGLGQVWGVTDRDEAVATVREAVDAGIDLLDVAPGYGDGEAERVVGAAFDGNLPAGVRVVTKCGLGNPAAGDVAALLEKSLDDSLQRMRLSFVDALLLHNPIVAQAAPGTTGVTSAGLFAEAVRPAFEDLVRRGRIGAWGITAVEEPDVIIRVLGDQPSPAVAQCVTNLLDSPGDLLMPGSEGSRPRDILSAAGRHGVGVMGIRAVAAGAFTDAVDRDLPPEHPTMVDFRRAAPLRELARELGESAASLAHRYTLSMPGVDTVVLGVKNRTELRECLAAASAGVLPADLMATIEARVGAQISR, from the coding sequence ATGGAACAGCGGCCTCTCGGCAGCGTCGGACCGGTCAGCGTCCTCACCCTCGGTGGGGGCGGGCTGGGCCAGGTCTGGGGCGTCACCGACCGGGACGAGGCGGTGGCGACCGTACGGGAAGCGGTCGACGCCGGCATCGACCTCCTCGACGTCGCTCCCGGCTACGGCGACGGCGAAGCGGAACGGGTGGTCGGCGCGGCCTTCGACGGCAACCTGCCGGCCGGCGTACGTGTCGTCACCAAATGCGGGCTCGGCAACCCGGCTGCCGGTGACGTCGCGGCCCTGCTGGAGAAATCCCTCGACGACAGCCTGCAACGGATGCGGCTGTCGTTCGTCGACGCACTACTGCTGCACAATCCGATCGTGGCGCAGGCCGCGCCGGGCACCACCGGGGTGACCTCCGCCGGCCTGTTCGCCGAAGCCGTCCGGCCGGCGTTCGAGGACCTGGTACGCCGTGGCCGGATCGGCGCGTGGGGGATCACCGCCGTCGAGGAGCCGGACGTGATCATCCGGGTGCTCGGCGATCAGCCGTCCCCGGCGGTCGCCCAGTGTGTGACGAACCTACTCGACTCCCCCGGCGATCTGCTGATGCCCGGCAGCGAGGGCTCCCGGCCGCGCGACATCCTGTCGGCCGCCGGCCGGCACGGCGTCGGGGTGATGGGCATCCGTGCGGTCGCGGCCGGGGCGTTCACCGACGCCGTCGACCGGGACCTGCCGCCTGAGCATCCGACCATGGTCGACTTCCGGCGGGCCGCGCCGCTGCGCGAACTCGCCCGCGAGCTGGGCGAATCCGCCGCGTCACTCGCCCACCGGTACACGCTGTCGATGCCCGGCGTCGACACCGTTGTCCTCGGCGTGAAGAACCGCACCGAGCTGCGCGAATGCCTGGCCGCGGCGTCCGCCGGTGTGCTGCCGGCCGACCTGATGGCGACCATCGAGGCCCGCGTCGGCGCTCAGATATCCAGGTAG